One region of Salinibacterium sp. TMP30 genomic DNA includes:
- a CDS encoding preprotein translocase subunit YajC translates to MDPLSIAMLAILGVLIFFMFRNSRKRKAQMAELRDQMVPGVEVMTNFGLFGTLVTNDTVANSAEIEISKGVIVKVHSQTLAKVVVEETTEEGAPRSVEEAMEIANREAAEREGGTADSTVDAKPEFGELSDTKPATSTESKKASE, encoded by the coding sequence ATGGATCCTCTTTCTATTGCGATGCTCGCCATCCTCGGCGTGCTCATTTTCTTCATGTTCCGCAACAGCCGCAAACGCAAAGCTCAGATGGCTGAGCTTCGCGACCAGATGGTTCCTGGGGTCGAAGTTATGACCAACTTCGGACTCTTCGGAACGCTCGTCACCAACGACACCGTTGCAAACTCGGCCGAAATCGAAATCAGCAAGGGCGTCATCGTCAAGGTGCACAGCCAAACACTCGCGAAAGTCGTCGTTGAAGAAACGACAGAGGAAGGTGCTCCTCGTTCAGTTGAAGAAGCAATGGAGATCGCCAACCGCGAAGCCGCGGAACGCGAAGGTGGCACCGCTGATTCGACCGTTGATGCGAAGCCAGAATTTGGCGAGCTGTCAGATACGAAGCCTGCGACCTCGACTGAGTCAAAAAAGGCGTCCGAGTAA
- the thrS gene encoding threonine--tRNA ligase, whose protein sequence is MRVNGELKDLAATVTDTDEVEAVTIDSPDGLNILRHSAAHVAAQAIQTINPEAKLGIGPPITDGFYYDFDVEEPFTPEDLKAITKAMDRIIRQGQRFQRRVVTEAEARAELASEPYKLELIGLKGSVGEGDSDGDNESVEVGGTELTIYDNVDGKTGEVYWKDLCRGPHLPNTRMIGNGWSLTRTAAAYWRGSEKNKQLQRVYGTAWPTKDELREYQARQEEALKRDHRKLGAELDLFSFPDEIGSGLAVFHPKGGIIRHEMEDYSRKRHLQEGYSFVNTPHITKEALFETSGHLAWYKDGMFPPMHLDEARNEEGEITRQGADYYLKPMNCPMHILIYRSSGRSYRDLPMRLFEFGTVYRNEKSGVIHGLTRVRGLTMDDAHIFTTKEGMKEELSKTLNFVLSLLRDYGLTDFYLELSTKDPEKYVGDDDIWDEATQTLAEVGAESGLELVPDPGGAAFYGPKISVQARDAIGRTWQMSTVQLDFNLPERFDLEYTAADGSRQRPVMIHRALFGSIERFFGVLTEHYAGAFPVWLSPVQVVGIPVAEAYEEYLGGVIDQLKTLGVRAELDASSERMQKKIRTHTKSKVPFQLIAGEQDQAAGSVSFRFRDGSQENGIPIADAVARITDAIATRAQV, encoded by the coding sequence ATGCGCGTTAATGGCGAGCTGAAAGATCTCGCCGCGACAGTTACCGATACGGATGAAGTTGAGGCTGTCACTATTGACTCGCCTGATGGGCTCAACATCCTTCGCCACTCGGCAGCCCATGTGGCGGCTCAGGCGATCCAAACAATCAACCCTGAGGCGAAACTCGGTATTGGTCCTCCCATCACTGATGGCTTCTACTACGATTTCGACGTTGAAGAGCCGTTTACGCCCGAAGATCTCAAGGCGATCACCAAGGCGATGGATCGCATCATCCGTCAGGGGCAACGTTTTCAGCGTCGCGTCGTGACGGAGGCGGAAGCTCGAGCAGAGCTCGCTAGCGAGCCGTACAAGCTTGAATTGATCGGTCTCAAGGGTTCGGTCGGCGAAGGCGATTCAGATGGCGACAACGAATCAGTTGAGGTCGGCGGTACCGAACTGACGATCTATGACAACGTCGACGGCAAGACCGGCGAGGTCTACTGGAAAGATCTGTGCCGCGGACCCCACCTGCCAAACACTCGGATGATCGGCAACGGCTGGTCCCTGACTCGCACCGCCGCCGCCTACTGGCGCGGTTCAGAGAAGAACAAGCAGCTTCAGCGGGTCTACGGTACTGCGTGGCCCACTAAAGATGAACTTCGCGAATATCAGGCGCGTCAAGAAGAGGCACTCAAGCGCGATCACCGCAAGCTCGGTGCTGAGCTTGATCTTTTTTCGTTCCCTGACGAAATTGGTTCAGGACTAGCGGTATTCCACCCTAAGGGCGGCATCATCCGTCATGAGATGGAGGACTACTCGCGCAAGCGTCATCTGCAGGAGGGCTATTCCTTCGTCAACACGCCTCACATCACTAAAGAGGCGCTGTTCGAGACTTCTGGACACCTCGCTTGGTACAAAGACGGCATGTTCCCTCCGATGCACCTCGATGAGGCACGCAACGAGGAAGGCGAAATCACTCGCCAAGGTGCTGACTACTACCTCAAGCCCATGAACTGCCCGATGCACATCCTCATCTACCGTTCGAGTGGACGCTCGTACCGTGACCTACCGATGCGCCTCTTCGAATTCGGTACGGTCTACCGCAACGAGAAGTCCGGCGTTATTCACGGCCTGACTCGTGTTCGTGGACTCACGATGGATGACGCTCACATTTTCACCACGAAGGAGGGGATGAAGGAGGAACTCAGTAAGACTCTCAACTTCGTGCTCTCGCTGTTGCGGGATTACGGCCTCACCGATTTCTATCTCGAGTTGTCGACGAAAGATCCCGAGAAGTACGTCGGCGACGACGATATCTGGGATGAAGCGACACAGACACTCGCCGAGGTTGGTGCTGAGTCCGGACTTGAACTGGTACCAGATCCAGGCGGAGCCGCATTCTATGGCCCCAAGATTTCGGTACAGGCACGCGATGCCATCGGCCGTACGTGGCAGATGTCAACGGTGCAGCTCGATTTCAATCTTCCCGAGAGATTCGATCTCGAATACACGGCTGCGGATGGCTCACGCCAACGTCCGGTGATGATTCATCGCGCACTATTTGGGTCAATTGAGCGATTCTTTGGAGTGCTCACCGAGCACTATGCCGGCGCGTTCCCCGTGTGGCTGTCGCCCGTTCAGGTTGTCGGAATTCCGGTCGCTGAAGCGTACGAAGAGTACTTGGGCGGCGTCATCGACCAACTCAAGACTCTCGGCGTACGGGCCGAACTTGACGCATCCAGCGAACGGATGCAGAAGAAAATTCGCACTCACACTAAGTCGAAGGTTCCGTTCCAGCTGATCGCAGGTGAACAGGATCAAGCGGCAGGTTCTGTGAGTTTCCGCTTCCGAGACGGGAGCCAGGAGAACGGTATTCCGATCGCGGATGCTGTCGCCCGCATTACTGATGCGATAGCGACTCGAGCGCAGGTTTAG
- the pdxS gene encoding pyridoxal 5'-phosphate synthase lyase subunit PdxS, which translates to MSENTSSNESGTSRVKRGLAEMLKGGVIMDVVNAEQAKIAEDAGAVAVMALERVPADIRSQGGVARMSDPDLIDGIIDAVSIPVMAKARIGHFVEAQILQALKVDYIDESEVLSPADYVNHIDKWNFDVPFVCGATNLGEALRRITEGAAMIRSKGEAGTGDVSEATKHIRTIKGQINELRSKSADELYVAAKELQAPYELVREIAETGKLPVVLFTAGGVATPADAALMMQLGADGVFVGSGIFKSGNPAQRAAAIVKATTFFDDPSVLAAASRGLGEAMVGINVSDLAAPHRLSERGW; encoded by the coding sequence ATGAGCGAGAACACATCATCAAACGAATCGGGCACGAGCCGCGTCAAGCGCGGACTCGCTGAAATGCTCAAGGGTGGCGTCATTATGGACGTCGTCAACGCAGAACAAGCGAAGATCGCTGAAGACGCTGGCGCGGTTGCAGTCATGGCTCTTGAGCGAGTTCCTGCCGACATCCGCTCGCAAGGGGGCGTAGCCCGAATGAGCGACCCAGACCTGATCGATGGAATCATCGACGCTGTTTCGATTCCGGTCATGGCTAAGGCCCGCATCGGTCACTTTGTCGAGGCACAGATTCTTCAAGCACTCAAGGTTGACTACATTGACGAGTCCGAAGTGCTGAGCCCTGCTGACTACGTCAACCACATTGACAAGTGGAACTTCGATGTCCCCTTCGTGTGTGGGGCAACCAACCTGGGGGAGGCCCTCCGTCGGATCACCGAGGGTGCCGCAATGATTCGCTCGAAGGGAGAGGCTGGTACCGGTGATGTTTCTGAAGCGACCAAGCACATCCGCACCATTAAGGGTCAAATCAACGAACTTCGTTCGAAGAGCGCTGATGAGCTGTATGTTGCCGCAAAAGAGCTTCAGGCTCCGTACGAACTCGTTCGCGAGATTGCTGAGACAGGAAAGCTTCCTGTCGTACTCTTTACCGCTGGTGGAGTCGCGACTCCTGCTGACGCGGCATTGATGATGCAACTCGGAGCTGACGGAGTCTTCGTTGGCTCGGGAATCTTCAAGTCAGGAAACCCGGCTCAGCGTGCGGCGGCAATCGTGAAGGCGACTACCTTCTTCGATGACCCCAGTGTGCTCGCTGCAGCCTCCCGTGGACTTGGTGAGGCCATGGTTGGGATCAATGTCTCCGATCTCGCTGCTCCCCACCGTCTCTCTGAACGTGGCTGGTAG
- the ruvC gene encoding crossover junction endodeoxyribonuclease RuvC, protein MRVIGIDPGLTRCGIGVVDVGADRRATLVHVDVVRTPPEMALEERLLLVGAGIDAVIAEFAPQQLALERVFAQLNVSTVMGTAQASGVAMFVAAQRGISVTLHTPTEVKLAITGYGGADKKQVGAMVARVLGLSEAPKPADAADACALAICGAWKGASSLPSRSRTGSEQAPVRPSPLTPAQEAWRSAEKSAGARRLNL, encoded by the coding sequence CTGCGCGTAATCGGGATCGACCCCGGGCTTACGCGGTGCGGCATCGGAGTTGTCGATGTCGGGGCAGACCGGCGCGCAACCCTGGTGCACGTTGATGTAGTTCGTACGCCACCCGAAATGGCGCTCGAAGAGCGGTTACTGCTCGTCGGAGCAGGTATTGATGCAGTCATCGCGGAATTTGCACCGCAGCAGCTCGCCCTCGAGCGTGTCTTTGCACAACTCAACGTCAGCACGGTCATGGGCACAGCGCAGGCTAGCGGAGTCGCAATGTTTGTTGCGGCGCAGCGAGGCATTTCGGTCACGCTCCATACGCCCACTGAAGTGAAACTAGCGATCACCGGCTATGGCGGTGCAGACAAAAAGCAGGTCGGCGCGATGGTCGCGCGCGTTCTTGGACTTTCTGAAGCACCCAAGCCAGCAGATGCTGCGGACGCCTGCGCTCTCGCCATTTGCGGAGCATGGAAGGGGGCATCTTCTCTGCCGAGTCGATCTCGCACAGGGTCCGAACAAGCACCTGTTCGACCGTCACCCTTGACGCCTGCCCAGGAGGCGTGGCGGTCAGCTGAGAAGTCGGCGGGTGCTCGTAGGCTGAACCTATGA
- a CDS encoding HIT domain-containing protein, producing the protein MRDYDGSELPSGESSNDFAAVPDSFQRLWTPHRIAYIMDQTQPEKDDCPFCVAPSLDDEKALIVARGTHAYVLLNLFPYNSGHLLVCPYRHVALYDEATDDEVAEIASLTQTAMRVLRETSKSHGFNIGMNQGVLAGAGIANHLHQHVVPRWATDSNFFPIVAGTKAIPRLLGEVRDELAQAWPTNH; encoded by the coding sequence GTGCGCGATTACGACGGTTCAGAACTCCCTTCGGGGGAGTCGAGTAACGACTTTGCCGCAGTACCAGATTCTTTTCAGCGACTCTGGACGCCTCACCGAATTGCCTACATTATGGATCAGACTCAGCCTGAGAAAGATGATTGCCCGTTCTGTGTCGCGCCAAGTTTGGATGATGAAAAAGCGCTCATCGTTGCTCGCGGCACGCATGCGTACGTGCTTCTGAACCTCTTCCCGTACAACAGTGGCCACCTGCTGGTGTGTCCGTACCGCCATGTCGCCCTCTACGACGAGGCGACGGATGACGAGGTCGCGGAGATCGCGTCGCTAACGCAAACAGCGATGCGAGTTCTTCGGGAAACGTCAAAATCACACGGCTTCAATATCGGCATGAATCAGGGTGTTCTCGCGGGCGCGGGGATTGCGAACCACTTGCATCAGCATGTCGTTCCCCGGTGGGCAACAGACTCGAACTTTTTCCCGATCGTCGCTGGAACGAAGGCTATTCCCCGTCTTCTTGGTGAGGTGCGAGACGAGCTCGCACAGGCGTGGCCGACAAACCACTGA
- the ruvA gene encoding Holliday junction branch migration protein RuvA yields MISSLRGTVLAAAGTSIVIEVGGVGLSVSVTPEHALAVRIGAETQINTALIVREDDLSLYGFRTADELDVFTLLRGVTGVGPKSAMGVLAALAPDDIARAVAEENDSAFRKVSGIGPKTAKLIVLNLTGKLFVTAPQRGAAPVVSTPVSESVSMALQGLGWSEKLARPAAEAAFREAADAEKGNTQAVLRRALILVGSQAINGGS; encoded by the coding sequence ATGATTTCTTCCCTTCGTGGCACCGTTCTCGCCGCGGCAGGGACCTCGATCGTTATCGAGGTTGGGGGAGTCGGCCTCTCTGTTAGCGTCACCCCCGAGCACGCACTCGCTGTTCGAATAGGCGCGGAGACGCAGATTAACACCGCACTTATTGTGCGCGAAGACGACCTTTCGCTCTACGGATTTCGAACTGCAGACGAGCTTGACGTGTTCACCCTTTTGCGCGGAGTCACCGGAGTCGGGCCCAAGAGCGCAATGGGAGTTCTCGCTGCGCTCGCACCCGATGACATCGCCCGTGCGGTTGCCGAAGAGAATGACTCTGCGTTTCGCAAGGTATCGGGCATCGGACCGAAGACTGCGAAACTTATCGTGCTGAATCTGACGGGCAAACTTTTCGTTACCGCACCTCAGCGAGGCGCCGCCCCCGTTGTTTCCACGCCGGTGTCCGAAAGCGTGTCGATGGCGCTTCAGGGTCTCGGCTGGTCGGAGAAGCTTGCCCGACCTGCCGCTGAGGCTGCGTTCCGCGAAGCTGCCGACGCAGAAAAGGGTAATACTCAGGCGGTCCTGCGGCGTGCGTTGATTCTCGTCGGTTCTCAAGCGATAAACGGTGGTTCATAG
- the secD gene encoding protein translocase subunit SecD, producing MARTTPVKNAWRAIVWLTAITVGLTVLIGAGSIFGAASWAPKLALDLEGGTQIVLSPQLESGQTVSAEQLTQAVSIIRDRVDASGVAEAEVTTQGASNVVVSIPGVPDEETLNRIQSSAKLEFRPVLYTEVSSSASAEPTPAPTDGAVTPDGEPATATPEPTLATTPTAAPTDPSDLNWITEALFDEYSNFDCASLDSFSVAPAAEPLITCDSDGAFKYILGPVEVEGSTITDASSGLITSSQGVSTGQWGVFPTFNDEGTKDVAAMTTRLFGFDQTDPRNRFGIVLDGRVISAPTTQGIITGGNPQISGSFTQDTAKVLADQLKFGALPIGFEVQSNETISATLGTTQLNSGLIAGLIGLLLVVIYSLFQYRLLGLVTVASLIVAGVLTYLVIAYLSWRHGYRLSLAGVAGLIVAIGFTADSFIVYFERIRDELRDGRSLTGAVEAGWKRALRTIFAAKAVNLLSAVVLFVLAVGNVRGFALTLGITTVIDVLVVVLFTHPMLQLLATTRFFASGHPISGLDPKALGAVYRGRAQFRTPVATKGTAGASREAARRQTIAERKAVEMAGSAKDSSSDGKES from the coding sequence GTGGCAAGAACTACCCCTGTGAAAAACGCGTGGCGAGCCATTGTGTGGCTCACAGCAATCACGGTGGGGCTCACCGTTTTGATCGGTGCTGGCTCCATATTCGGTGCGGCATCGTGGGCTCCGAAGCTCGCTCTAGACCTTGAGGGTGGAACGCAAATCGTTCTTTCCCCTCAGCTTGAGAGTGGGCAGACGGTGTCTGCTGAGCAGTTAACCCAGGCGGTCTCGATCATCCGTGATCGTGTCGACGCGAGCGGTGTGGCTGAGGCTGAGGTGACTACTCAGGGCGCAAGCAATGTCGTGGTTTCGATACCGGGCGTTCCTGACGAAGAGACGCTAAACCGCATCCAGTCGTCAGCAAAACTTGAGTTCCGCCCCGTTCTTTACACTGAGGTTTCCTCGTCTGCGAGCGCCGAGCCCACTCCTGCGCCAACAGATGGTGCAGTTACGCCGGATGGCGAACCAGCAACGGCTACCCCAGAGCCGACACTCGCGACTACCCCGACCGCAGCTCCGACTGACCCCAGCGACCTCAACTGGATCACTGAAGCGCTGTTCGACGAGTACAGCAACTTCGACTGTGCATCACTAGACAGCTTCAGCGTGGCCCCGGCAGCGGAGCCGCTCATCACCTGTGACTCGGATGGTGCGTTCAAGTACATTCTTGGTCCAGTCGAGGTTGAGGGCAGCACGATCACCGACGCTAGTAGCGGCTTGATCACAAGCTCGCAGGGCGTCAGTACTGGACAGTGGGGCGTGTTCCCCACCTTCAACGACGAAGGCACGAAAGACGTCGCAGCGATGACGACACGGCTCTTCGGCTTTGACCAGACTGACCCACGCAACCGATTTGGCATCGTGCTCGATGGGCGTGTTATTTCGGCGCCGACCACTCAGGGCATCATTACAGGTGGTAACCCTCAGATCTCTGGTTCATTCACTCAAGACACGGCAAAAGTTCTTGCTGATCAACTGAAGTTTGGCGCACTGCCAATCGGCTTTGAAGTGCAGAGCAACGAGACGATCTCCGCGACGCTGGGCACAACTCAGCTCAATTCTGGTCTGATCGCCGGATTGATCGGTCTGCTCTTGGTCGTCATCTATTCACTCTTCCAATACCGTCTTCTTGGTTTGGTTACGGTTGCTTCGCTCATCGTCGCCGGTGTTCTCACGTACCTCGTGATTGCTTATCTTTCCTGGCGTCACGGCTACCGGTTGTCACTTGCGGGTGTCGCTGGACTAATCGTGGCAATTGGTTTCACCGCCGACTCCTTCATCGTCTACTTTGAGCGAATTCGAGATGAGCTCCGCGATGGTCGGTCATTGACGGGGGCGGTCGAGGCGGGCTGGAAGCGCGCTCTCCGCACGATCTTCGCGGCAAAGGCAGTCAACTTGCTCTCCGCTGTTGTGCTTTTCGTGCTCGCTGTAGGAAACGTCCGTGGCTTCGCCTTGACTCTGGGAATCACTACCGTCATCGACGTTCTTGTCGTTGTGCTCTTCACCCACCCAATGTTGCAACTGTTGGCCACGACCAGGTTCTTCGCCAGTGGACACCCCATTAGTGGCCTTGATCCCAAGGCTCTGGGCGCTGTCTACCGCGGTCGTGCACAGTTCCGCACACCGGTTGCCACCAAGGGCACGGCAGGCGCTAGCCGAGAGGCAGCGCGGCGCCAAACTATTGCTGAACGAAAAGCTGTTGAGATGGCGGGAAGCGCCAAAGATTCCAGCTCAGATGGAAAGGAATCCTGA
- the pdxT gene encoding pyridoxal 5'-phosphate synthase glutaminase subunit PdxT — MSPISLLPTVSLNVAGSPNVDQLPIGVLALQGDFREHMHVLQQLGEIAIAVKTPQQLEHIAGLIIPGGESSVIDKLSRLYGLAEPIRSAIAAGLPVYGTCAGLIMLADTVLDAIEGQQSFGGLDVAVRRNAFGSQTESFETNLTVPELGELPMTAVFIRAPIVESMGSQVRALATLDDGRIVAVEQGKLMGTSFHPEITGDTRFHEYFVSRVRSTN, encoded by the coding sequence ATGTCTCCGATCTCGCTGCTCCCCACCGTCTCTCTGAACGTGGCTGGTAGTCCAAACGTCGATCAACTCCCCATCGGGGTTCTTGCTCTTCAGGGTGATTTTCGTGAGCACATGCATGTGCTCCAGCAGTTGGGCGAAATCGCAATAGCGGTTAAAACGCCCCAACAGTTGGAGCACATCGCAGGCCTCATCATCCCCGGTGGCGAGTCCAGCGTGATCGATAAATTGTCTCGCCTCTACGGGCTCGCTGAGCCAATCCGCTCGGCCATAGCCGCAGGTCTGCCGGTGTACGGAACCTGCGCTGGACTGATTATGCTCGCTGACACCGTGCTCGATGCGATTGAGGGGCAACAGTCCTTTGGTGGTCTCGACGTGGCGGTGAGGCGCAACGCTTTTGGCTCGCAAACCGAATCTTTCGAAACTAACCTCACGGTCCCCGAGCTGGGAGAACTGCCCATGACGGCAGTGTTTATCCGAGCTCCCATCGTCGAGTCTATGGGGTCTCAGGTCCGGGCACTCGCTACCCTCGACGACGGCCGTATTGTCGCCGTCGAGCAGGGCAAACTCATGGGCACGTCATTTCATCCCGAGATCACGGGCGACACCCGTTTTCACGAGTATTTCGTATCCCGAGTGCGCAGCACCAACTAG
- the ruvB gene encoding Holliday junction branch migration DNA helicase RuvB codes for MSENDEVVANSAVESDAELAFEGALRPKSLAEFVGQTKVRGQLQLLLRAAAMQNRSADHILLAGPPGLGKTTLAMIVAHESNRPLRMSSGPAIQHAGDLAAVLSSLLPGEVLFIDEIHRMARSAEEMLYLAMEDFRVDIMVGKGAGATSIPLDIAPFTLVGATTRSGLLPNPLRDRFGFTAHLEFYDEPELEQVLVRAAAMLELDIESEAIAEIAGRCRGTPRIANRLLRRVRDFALVNDIPASRDAVRAALELYDVDERGLDRLDRAVMQTVLTRFDGGPVGLSTLAVSVGEEAETVEAVVEPFLVRVGLLSRTPRGRVATRAAWEHFGMAERNSTLFSDEL; via the coding sequence GTGTCTGAAAACGATGAGGTCGTGGCCAACTCTGCGGTTGAGTCTGACGCGGAGCTAGCATTCGAAGGTGCTCTTCGACCGAAATCTCTTGCAGAATTCGTAGGGCAAACCAAGGTTCGAGGTCAACTGCAGTTGCTCCTGCGAGCTGCAGCAATGCAAAATCGCAGTGCAGATCACATCCTGTTGGCCGGGCCTCCCGGTCTCGGAAAGACGACCTTGGCGATGATCGTCGCCCACGAGAGTAATCGTCCGCTGCGCATGTCGAGTGGTCCAGCGATACAGCACGCGGGTGACCTCGCGGCCGTTTTGTCGTCGCTCCTTCCCGGAGAAGTCCTATTCATCGACGAGATTCATCGGATGGCACGCTCGGCTGAAGAGATGCTTTACCTCGCGATGGAAGATTTTCGCGTCGACATCATGGTGGGCAAGGGAGCTGGAGCGACATCCATCCCGCTCGATATCGCACCGTTCACACTTGTCGGTGCCACGACCCGTTCGGGTTTGTTGCCCAATCCGCTTCGCGATCGTTTCGGTTTTACCGCTCACCTCGAGTTTTATGATGAACCAGAGCTTGAACAGGTACTCGTTCGCGCAGCAGCAATGCTTGAACTAGATATCGAAAGTGAAGCAATCGCAGAGATTGCCGGTCGTTGCCGGGGAACGCCGCGAATCGCGAACCGACTGCTCCGGCGCGTACGTGACTTCGCACTCGTTAACGACATCCCCGCGTCTCGGGATGCGGTGCGTGCGGCCCTAGAACTCTACGATGTAGACGAGCGGGGTCTTGATCGCCTTGACCGTGCCGTTATGCAGACCGTCTTGACCCGCTTCGATGGGGGACCAGTCGGCCTCAGTACCTTGGCGGTATCTGTCGGCGAAGAAGCAGAGACCGTCGAGGCAGTTGTCGAACCATTCCTTGTGCGAGTTGGCCTCTTGTCCCGCACCCCACGCGGCAGAGTTGCTACTAGAGCAGCATGGGAACACTTCGGAATGGCTGAACGCAATTCGACTCTATTCAGTGATGAACTATAG
- a CDS encoding YebC/PmpR family DNA-binding transcriptional regulator, which translates to MSGHSKWATTKHKKAIIDSRRAKSFAKLIKNIEVAAKIGGADLAGNPTLVDAIQKAKKTSVPNDNIDRAVKRGSGQLGDAIEYLNIMYEGYGPNGVALMVECLTDNKNRAAADVRTIMSRNGGSLADPGSVAYNFERKGVISIAQVDGVTEDDILLAVLDAGAEEVKNHGEGFEVITDTAHLVQSREALQAAGIDYDSSEAEFVPHLTIEVDADTARKVFRLIDALEESDDVQNIYSNFDITPEVQAELDED; encoded by the coding sequence ATGTCAGGGCATTCTAAATGGGCAACGACCAAGCACAAGAAGGCGATTATTGATTCTCGCCGCGCGAAATCATTCGCGAAACTGATCAAGAATATCGAGGTTGCCGCCAAGATCGGTGGAGCTGATCTCGCTGGCAACCCCACTCTTGTCGATGCCATTCAGAAGGCAAAGAAGACATCGGTTCCTAACGACAACATCGACCGTGCCGTCAAGCGTGGTTCTGGTCAGCTCGGTGACGCTATCGAGTACCTGAACATCATGTATGAAGGCTACGGACCCAATGGTGTTGCACTCATGGTCGAGTGTCTTACAGACAACAAGAACCGTGCTGCTGCGGATGTTCGCACGATCATGAGCCGCAACGGCGGATCGCTCGCAGACCCAGGCAGTGTTGCCTACAACTTCGAACGCAAAGGCGTCATCTCGATCGCTCAAGTCGACGGCGTCACTGAAGACGACATCCTGCTGGCTGTGTTGGACGCCGGCGCTGAAGAAGTCAAGAACCACGGCGAAGGTTTTGAAGTAATCACCGACACCGCTCACCTTGTTCAGTCTCGCGAAGCTCTGCAGGCTGCAGGAATCGACTATGACTCGTCAGAAGCGGAGTTCGTGCCGCACCTCACCATCGAAGTCGATGCTGATACGGCGCGCAAGGTTTTCCGACTTATCGATGCGCTTGAAGAGTCCGATGATGTTCAGAACATCTACTCGAACTTCGACATCACGCCTGAGGTGCAGGCAGAACTCGACGAGGACTAG
- a CDS encoding EI24 domain-containing protein, protein MHATHADKATPLRDFFAGVGFLFRGFHIWVTAPRLMFLGMIPAAIVGAVAIAFFVTLIVTIEPIATFVTPFANDWDELPRAAIRFAAGLALLLASILIIVNTYTTVTLMIGDVFYRKIAGHVDTRHGAPAAPDPPGFWKDARRGLGEGLRLLFPTIGLALLVFAVGFIPVAGSIVAAMAGALLGGWLLVVELANIPCESRGMHLTARRRVLRASRAKSLGLGAATYLVFLIPFGAVIAMPAAVAGATLLTRSLLGEDSDPAYPDVPANLAEQPPAA, encoded by the coding sequence ATGCACGCAACGCACGCCGACAAGGCAACGCCACTTCGGGATTTTTTTGCAGGCGTAGGTTTCCTGTTCCGTGGTTTTCACATCTGGGTCACAGCCCCGCGCTTGATGTTTCTGGGAATGATTCCAGCGGCCATTGTTGGAGCGGTTGCGATTGCCTTCTTTGTCACTCTCATCGTGACCATCGAGCCCATAGCTACCTTCGTCACCCCTTTCGCTAACGACTGGGATGAACTTCCCCGGGCTGCAATCCGCTTCGCTGCTGGGTTAGCTCTGCTCTTAGCGAGCATCCTGATCATCGTGAACACCTACACGACAGTGACCCTGATGATTGGGGATGTCTTCTATCGCAAAATAGCTGGCCACGTGGACACGCGTCACGGGGCCCCTGCCGCGCCCGACCCTCCAGGGTTCTGGAAGGACGCGCGCCGCGGTTTGGGTGAAGGGCTACGGCTCCTGTTTCCCACGATCGGCCTAGCACTCCTAGTATTCGCAGTCGGGTTCATCCCCGTCGCTGGCTCGATTGTGGCCGCCATGGCCGGTGCCCTCCTGGGTGGTTGGCTCCTGGTGGTCGAGCTTGCCAACATTCCCTGTGAGTCGCGAGGGATGCACCTCACGGCCCGGCGGCGCGTGCTCAGGGCGTCACGAGCAAAATCTCTCGGACTAGGCGCAGCCACCTACCTCGTATTCCTTATACCGTTCGGCGCCGTGATCGCGATGCCCGCCGCGGTGGCCGGGGCAACTCTGCTCACGCGATCACTACTCGGCGAAGACTCGGACCCTGCCTACCCGGATGTCCCTGCCAACCTTGCTGAGCAACCACCAGCAGCCTGA